One window of Halorussus sp. MSC15.2 genomic DNA carries:
- a CDS encoding helix-turn-helix domain-containing protein, translated as MKYLTLTLRQPRRTRHPMQNFIADSESVEREELLAWNLLHGEDVEYVLFYVEGDVEPYREVISGVESVESFTLAPIDEESFYAYVRQVTRDADRRFRAAFAHRHLLVIPPIEYTGEGHMRFTVVGESDDLQTLLDGFPEGITATVEEVGDYDRRHGTVAGALTDRQFEAASVAAELGYYEVPKEATLADVAARLDCAESTASNLLRKAEAKVMGRVVDE; from the coding sequence GTGAAGTACCTCACGCTCACCCTCCGCCAGCCCCGGCGGACCCGCCACCCGATGCAGAACTTCATCGCCGACTCGGAGTCGGTCGAGCGCGAGGAGTTGCTGGCGTGGAACCTCCTCCACGGCGAGGACGTGGAGTACGTGCTATTCTACGTCGAGGGCGACGTCGAACCATACCGCGAGGTCATCTCCGGCGTCGAGTCGGTCGAATCCTTCACTCTCGCTCCCATCGACGAGGAGTCGTTCTACGCCTACGTCCGGCAGGTCACGCGCGACGCCGACCGCCGGTTTCGAGCGGCGTTCGCCCACCGCCACCTGCTCGTCATCCCGCCGATAGAATACACCGGTGAGGGCCACATGCGGTTCACCGTCGTCGGTGAGTCGGACGACCTACAGACGCTACTGGACGGCTTCCCAGAAGGCATCACAGCCACGGTCGAGGAGGTCGGCGACTACGACCGCCGCCACGGCACCGTCGCGGGCGCGCTGACCGACCGCCAGTTCGAGGCCGCCTCGGTCGCGGCCGAACTGGGCTACTACGAGGTGCCCAAGGAGGCGACGCTGGCGGACGTTGCCGCCCGACTCGACTGCGCGGAGAGCACGGCGTCGAACCTCCTTCGGAAGGCCGAGGCGAAGGTGATGGGACGCGTCGTGGACGAGTAG
- a CDS encoding cytochrome P450 — MLGRNPAELERLRGELDAELGDRRATMADLSDLPYIDRVLKETLRLYPPAYVIFREPTEDVRVGPYRVREGTNLTLPVFEIHRDERFYDDPDEFRPERWRDDFESELPEYAYFPFGGGPRHCIGMRFATTELKLVLATMARELAFEPTYDGDPDLTMAATLRPEDPLEMRVERR, encoded by the coding sequence ATGCTCGGGCGCAACCCCGCCGAACTCGAACGCCTCCGCGGGGAACTCGACGCCGAACTCGGCGACAGACGCGCCACGATGGCCGACCTCTCGGACCTGCCGTACATCGACCGGGTGCTGAAGGAGACGCTGCGTCTCTACCCGCCAGCCTACGTTATCTTCCGGGAACCGACCGAGGACGTTCGGGTCGGACCCTACCGCGTTCGGGAAGGTACCAACCTCACGCTCCCCGTGTTCGAGATTCACCGGGACGAGCGATTCTACGACGACCCCGACGAGTTCCGACCCGAGCGGTGGCGCGACGACTTCGAGTCGGAACTGCCCGAGTACGCCTACTTCCCGTTCGGCGGGGGTCCGCGACACTGCATCGGGATGCGGTTCGCGACGACCGAGTTGAAACTCGTGCTGGCGACGATGGCCCGCGAACTCGCCTTCGAACCCACCTACGACGGTGACCCCGACCTCACCATGGCGGCGACGCTCCGACCCGAGGACCCGCTGGAGATGCGAGTCGAGCGTCGGTAA
- a CDS encoding cytochrome P450, producing the protein MTELDRAQREHRASEESPDCHRLPPGPAELPVVGSTVAASRDALGFAESLTSYGDLVSYSAFGEEFVAVFDPEVVETVLVSRNDAFEKGDFEMAFGDLVAPRGLAFAEGERWRRQRTALQSAFTPERIRSYADEMVAGTAATADDWADGEVVELGDAFASLTLRVLTRALFDLDFDAQRGAVVREATRAIGAIMDRFGLLSFLPEWVPTRTERRYERAMADLDGLVENLIAERRGDTADRDDLLSLLVAAADADETGMEPEAVRDQLVTFLFAGHETTSTALTYACWLLAGNPDARERLDAELDAVLGGRDPAFGDLPELDYTEQVVREALRLYPPVYSLYRQPRTETVLGGYRIPADTTLQLATYNVQRDERWWDAPDEFRPERWRGDPESERPEYAYFPFGGGPRHCIGMRFAMTELQLVLATLARRVEFERVTRELDLSMGLTLDPGTVEVRASKTK; encoded by the coding sequence ATGACGGAACTCGACCGCGCGCAACGAGAGCATCGGGCGAGCGAGGAGTCGCCGGACTGCCACCGCCTCCCGCCCGGTCCCGCCGAACTCCCCGTCGTCGGGTCGACCGTCGCGGCGTCCCGCGACGCACTCGGTTTCGCCGAGTCGCTCACCTCCTACGGCGACCTCGTCTCCTACAGCGCCTTCGGCGAGGAGTTCGTGGCCGTCTTCGACCCAGAGGTGGTCGAGACGGTGCTGGTCTCGCGCAACGACGCTTTCGAGAAGGGCGACTTCGAGATGGCGTTCGGCGACCTCGTCGCGCCGCGGGGTCTCGCCTTCGCCGAGGGCGAACGCTGGCGTCGCCAGCGCACCGCGCTCCAGTCGGCGTTCACCCCCGAGCGAATCCGGTCGTACGCCGACGAGATGGTCGCCGGGACCGCCGCGACGGCCGACGACTGGGCCGACGGCGAGGTGGTCGAACTCGGCGACGCCTTCGCGTCGCTGACGCTCCGGGTGCTGACGCGGGCGCTGTTCGACCTCGACTTCGACGCCCAGCGCGGGGCGGTCGTCCGAGAGGCGACCCGGGCCATCGGCGCGATTATGGACCGGTTCGGCCTGCTCTCGTTCCTCCCGGAGTGGGTCCCGACCCGGACCGAACGCCGGTACGAGCGGGCGATGGCCGACCTCGACGGTCTCGTGGAGAATCTGATAGCCGAGCGCAGGGGCGACACCGCCGACCGGGACGACCTGCTCTCGCTGCTGGTCGCGGCCGCGGACGCCGACGAGACGGGGATGGAACCCGAGGCGGTCCGCGACCAACTCGTGACCTTCCTGTTCGCGGGCCACGAGACGACTTCGACCGCGCTGACGTACGCCTGCTGGCTCCTCGCGGGGAATCCCGACGCCCGAGAGCGACTCGACGCCGAACTCGACGCGGTGCTGGGCGGGCGCGACCCCGCGTTCGGCGACCTCCCGGAACTCGACTACACCGAACAGGTCGTCCGCGAGGCCCTGAGACTCTACCCGCCGGTGTACTCGCTCTACCGTCAGCCCAGAACGGAGACGGTCCTCGGCGGCTATCGAATCCCGGCCGACACGACGCTCCAACTCGCGACCTACAACGTCCAGCGAGACGAACGCTGGTGGGACGCGCCCGACGAGTTCCGGCCCGAGCGGTGGCGCGGTGACCCCGAGTCCGAACGCCCAGAGTACGCGTACTTCCCGTTCGGCGGGGGTCCCCGCCACTGCATCGGGATGCGGTTCGCCATGACCGAACTCCAACTCGTGTTGGCGACGCTCGCGCGCCGGGTCGAGTTCGAGCGCGTCACCCGCGAACTGGACCTCTCGATGGGGCTGACGCTCGACCCCGGGACTGTCGAAGTACGCGCGTCGAAAACGAAGTAA
- a CDS encoding class I SAM-dependent methyltransferase yields MTDMDPRRYYDEFGEGEWERLDANPVTRLEFETTTDYLAEHLPDPEERSDSDQTTEPVRVLDAGGGAGRYALWLAERGHEVTLADISAEQVAIAREKAAERGVGQRVATEQADLRDLPFESEQFDAVCCLGGPLSHVVDAEERERAIRELRRVARPGAPVFVSVIGRLSSVRYGMKHGERFGLLKHIAETGDYTEAAVEELADGEGWAECHFFRADEFECELEDGGLTVERLVGLEGPASQLQEELSDVGEEGMDEVREIVAQLREDRSVVDTSEHMLAVCRA; encoded by the coding sequence ATGACCGACATGGACCCCCGGCGCTACTACGACGAGTTCGGCGAGGGCGAGTGGGAACGCCTCGACGCCAACCCCGTCACGCGCCTCGAATTCGAGACCACGACCGACTACCTCGCCGAACACTTGCCCGACCCTGAGGAGCGTTCCGACTCGGACCAGACGACCGAACCCGTGCGCGTTCTCGACGCGGGCGGTGGGGCGGGCAGATACGCACTCTGGTTGGCCGAGCGCGGTCACGAGGTGACGCTCGCGGACATCAGCGCCGAACAGGTCGCTATCGCCCGCGAGAAGGCCGCCGAACGGGGCGTCGGCCAGCGCGTCGCGACCGAGCAGGCGGACCTCCGGGACCTGCCGTTCGAGTCCGAGCAGTTCGACGCGGTGTGCTGTCTGGGCGGACCCCTCAGTCACGTCGTGGACGCCGAGGAGCGCGAACGCGCGATTCGAGAACTCCGACGCGTGGCTCGTCCGGGCGCGCCGGTCTTCGTCTCGGTCATCGGTCGTCTCTCGTCGGTGCGGTACGGCATGAAACACGGCGAGCGGTTCGGTCTGCTGAAGCACATCGCCGAAACGGGTGACTACACGGAGGCGGCCGTCGAGGAACTGGCCGACGGCGAGGGGTGGGCCGAGTGTCACTTCTTCCGGGCCGACGAGTTCGAGTGCGAACTGGAAGACGGCGGCTTGACGGTCGAGAGACTGGTGGGGTTGGAAGGTCCCGCCTCGCAGTTACAGGAGGAGTTGTCTGACGTCGGCGAGGAGGGGATGGACGAGGTGCGCGAAATCGTCGCGCAGTTGCGGGAAGACCGGAGCGTCGTGGACACGTCCGAACACATGCTCGCCGTCTGTCGGGCGTAG
- a CDS encoding NTP transferase domain-containing protein, producing MRGVILAAGRGSRMGETTDDVPKAFLEVEGRTLYERQRAALAGVADAVTVVLGYEAETARERLSSVENRDERSPTTDTVVLDDWDEYDNAESLRRALVGIDEDALVLNGDVVLAPRTLGRMVRRFEEVGPAYNVVGCLPGVQNDHTAIRCDDADEVTDYGEIPGHRHAGVGVVARRNLDDATDVLACNADDWYPHLYPETPTKRVVVSPDAHLEINRPADLERARERLPLARSSPVFSRPDAVR from the coding sequence GTGCGTGGAGTGATTCTCGCGGCGGGTCGCGGGAGCCGGATGGGCGAGACCACCGACGACGTGCCCAAGGCGTTCCTCGAAGTCGAAGGCCGGACGCTGTACGAGCGCCAGCGCGCGGCGCTGGCGGGAGTCGCGGACGCCGTCACCGTCGTCCTCGGCTACGAGGCCGAGACCGCCCGCGAGCGCCTCTCGTCGGTGGAGAACCGCGACGAGCGCTCGCCGACGACCGACACCGTGGTGCTGGACGACTGGGACGAGTACGACAACGCCGAGTCGCTGCGGCGGGCGCTGGTCGGTATCGACGAGGACGCCCTCGTGCTGAACGGCGACGTGGTTCTGGCCCCGCGGACGCTCGGTCGGATGGTCCGGCGCTTCGAGGAGGTCGGTCCGGCGTACAACGTCGTCGGTTGCCTGCCCGGCGTCCAGAACGACCACACCGCGATACGCTGCGACGACGCCGACGAGGTGACCGACTACGGCGAGATTCCCGGCCACCGACACGCTGGCGTCGGCGTTGTCGCGCGACGGAATCTGGACGACGCGACAGACGTGCTGGCTTGCAACGCCGACGACTGGTACCCGCACCTCTACCCCGAGACGCCGACCAAGCGAGTGGTCGTCTCGCCCGACGCACACCTCGAAATCAACCGGCCCGCGGACCTCGAACGGGCGCGTGAGCGCCTCCCGCTCGCCCGGTCGTCGCCCGTATTCTCCCGCCCCGACGCCGTCAGGTGA
- a CDS encoding helix-turn-helix domain-containing protein translates to MKSLDVTLRLPEELQLSVPERVAPGDDFEREELLSWQVHETESVVDFLSLVVGDVESIRAALAAVESVRSFDLAPVTDDTFYAYVTMDLRHEDEVWLSAVDGRRVVLVPPVVFGPDGAIALTVLGDPEELRRVVADFPDGVSVEIDRLGEHRHLAGSLAGRLTMRQFEAVEAARDLGYYEVPRETELADVADALDCTESTASALLRKAEGALVDAALVR, encoded by the coding sequence GTGAAATCTCTGGACGTGACGCTCCGACTCCCGGAGGAACTGCAACTCTCGGTGCCCGAACGCGTCGCGCCCGGCGACGACTTCGAGCGCGAGGAGTTGCTGTCGTGGCAGGTCCACGAGACCGAGAGCGTCGTGGACTTCCTCTCGCTGGTGGTCGGCGACGTCGAATCCATCCGAGCGGCGCTGGCCGCCGTCGAGTCGGTTCGGTCGTTCGACCTCGCGCCGGTGACCGACGACACCTTCTACGCCTACGTCACGATGGACCTGCGCCACGAGGACGAGGTGTGGCTCTCGGCCGTGGACGGTCGCCGCGTCGTTCTCGTCCCGCCCGTCGTGTTCGGGCCGGACGGCGCGATAGCGCTCACGGTCCTCGGCGACCCCGAGGAACTCCGGCGGGTCGTCGCCGACTTCCCCGACGGGGTATCGGTCGAAATCGACCGGCTGGGCGAACACCGCCACCTCGCGGGGTCGCTGGCCGGTCGCCTCACGATGCGCCAGTTCGAGGCCGTCGAGGCGGCCCGCGACCTCGGCTACTACGAGGTGCCCCGCGAGACCGAACTGGCCGACGTGGCCGACGCGCTCGACTGCACCGAGAGCACGGCGTCGGCGCTCCTCCGGAAGGCGGAGGGTGCGCTCGTGGACGCGGCGCTCGTGCGGTGA
- a CDS encoding CDP-glycerol glycerophosphotransferase family protein, translating into MVEVLYAIQHAFMRKTFEAIDKHVTAESAYVPMNVGARGASESIPEVSVDEVGAIDRQVRRIDPDVVVYNHRHKANDATFHEEYPLVHVRHGASIGRGEIEETAEMTGEAVDLALAPGERWASRYEEVYPDDVDVSVVGVPEADQLVTAERPGERRVLYAPTNHNYGGGSYLNTAREIIDLFEGSDYELLFRPHPADRDEEPGASLTAECRDRIAEIPNVVFDENETPIASMRASDVLLSDYSGIVTEWLHTGRPLVQLTDVASDENEVPNIGHTVSVENLDLGTIERLYEEGYPNRIAERAAAFRSELGIPIDGRASERAAAEVMSCVE; encoded by the coding sequence ATGGTCGAAGTACTCTACGCTATCCAGCACGCGTTCATGCGCAAGACGTTCGAGGCGATAGACAAACACGTGACCGCGGAGTCCGCGTACGTCCCGATGAACGTCGGGGCGCGGGGTGCCTCCGAGTCGATTCCCGAGGTCAGCGTGGACGAGGTGGGGGCGATAGACCGGCAGGTGCGGCGAATCGACCCGGACGTGGTGGTGTACAACCACCGACACAAGGCCAACGACGCGACGTTTCACGAGGAGTACCCGCTCGTCCACGTCCGCCACGGCGCGTCCATCGGTCGCGGGGAAATCGAGGAGACCGCCGAGATGACCGGCGAGGCGGTGGACCTCGCGCTCGCGCCCGGCGAGCGCTGGGCCAGCAGATACGAGGAGGTCTACCCCGACGACGTGGACGTGTCGGTCGTCGGCGTCCCGGAGGCCGACCAACTCGTGACCGCCGAGCGCCCGGGCGAGCGGCGCGTGCTCTACGCGCCGACCAACCACAACTACGGCGGCGGGTCGTACCTGAACACGGCCCGCGAGATAATCGACCTGTTCGAGGGCAGCGACTACGAACTCCTGTTCCGGCCCCATCCGGCGGACCGCGACGAGGAACCCGGCGCGTCGCTGACCGCCGAGTGCCGTGACCGCATCGCCGAGATACCCAACGTGGTCTTCGACGAGAACGAAACGCCGATAGCGAGCATGCGGGCGTCGGACGTCCTGTTGTCGGACTACTCGGGCATCGTCACGGAGTGGCTCCACACCGGTCGCCCGCTGGTCCAACTCACCGACGTCGCGTCCGACGAGAACGAGGTCCCGAACATCGGTCACACCGTGAGCGTCGAGAACCTCGACCTCGGGACCATCGAGCGCCTCTACGAGGAGGGGTATCCGAACCGCATCGCCGAGCGCGCGGCCGCCTTCCGGTCGGAACTCGGGATTCCGATAGACGGCAGGGCCAGCGAGCGCGCCGCCGCCGAGGTGATGTCGTGCGTGGAGTGA
- a CDS encoding glycerophosphodiester phosphodiesterase: MELIAHRGCADEYPENTLHALERASRRLPAVELDVRRCGSGELVVFHDETVDRVTDRTEAVADLDWTDLRELAVLDSDEGVPLLSEALAAVPPSVSVQVELKETGVGADAATVVAQSGREARFTSFVPEALAEVREADPDASLGYLFGGGPGVEGGLDTARELDCDSLHPHADLCIGTDVVERAHADGMDVIAWGADSQSVFEALRAAGADGATADSWTVAGVEADAEDGAAVAD, translated from the coding sequence ATGGAACTCATCGCCCACCGCGGGTGCGCGGACGAGTACCCCGAGAACACCCTCCACGCGCTCGAACGCGCGTCTCGACGCCTCCCCGCCGTCGAGTTGGACGTGCGCCGGTGTGGCTCCGGCGAACTGGTCGTCTTCCACGACGAGACGGTCGATAGAGTGACCGACCGGACCGAGGCGGTCGCCGACCTCGACTGGACCGACCTGCGGGAACTGGCCGTCCTCGACTCCGACGAGGGCGTTCCGCTCCTCTCGGAGGCGCTGGCCGCGGTCCCCCCGAGCGTGAGCGTGCAAGTCGAACTGAAGGAGACCGGCGTCGGTGCCGACGCGGCGACCGTCGTCGCCCAGTCCGGCCGCGAGGCTCGGTTCACCTCGTTCGTGCCGGAGGCGCTGGCCGAGGTCCGCGAGGCCGACCCCGACGCCTCGCTGGGCTACCTGTTCGGCGGCGGCCCGGGCGTCGAGGGCGGTCTCGACACCGCCCGCGAACTCGACTGCGACTCCCTCCACCCCCACGCCGACCTCTGCATCGGAACCGACGTGGTCGAGCGCGCCCACGCCGACGGCATGGACGTAATCGCGTGGGGTGCCGACTCGCAGTCGGTCTTCGAGGCGCTCCGCGCTGCGGGTGCGGACGGCGCGACCGCGGACAGTTGGACGGTGGCGGGAGTCGAAGCGGACGCCGAGGACGGGGCCGCGGTCGCGGACTGA